The genomic interval ATTTCCTCTATTTACCCTTTTAGGTCTATCTGCATTCTCTCAAGGGTCAGATACTCAAGCCGGAGCAACTGGTGTTCCAGTTACTTTACCATTTGCAGCAACGGGATCAACCGTTTCAGCAACAAATAATTATGATATTGGAGGTACTACGGTAGATGATGGACCAGATTGGTTTTACTACCACTGTGCTACATCCAATGCAACCATTTGGGTTACGATCACTTTTACACCAAATATCACCAATCCCGTATTGCCATCAATAACAATTTTGGATGCTACAGGTGTTACTTTATTGGGACAAACACAAATTTTCGGAGATAATTCAGGAACTTATGGAATTCCATATACACCAACTGCAGGACAATGCTATTATTTTGTGATAGATAATGATGGAGCAACTGGAGGATTCAATTACAACATCAGTATGTCAAATACTGTTCCTCCACATCCTGCGAATCCAACACAACCAGCCTGTACAAATATTGGCTTTGATGCAGCTTCAACAGCTGGTTGGTTAGGTTCTTGGGGGCATTCGATGCAAACTGGAGTATCTCCACAACCAACACCAACTTATACGCCTATTTTTTATAATACAACTGGTGGTCATCATACGATTACAACTCCAGGAATTGACATACAAGCACCCATTCAGAAAGTTTGCCCTCAAATTCCGGGAAACACGAATTCATTGTTGCTCGGAGATGGACCAAATGGAGCTTATGGCGGAGCGAGTATTGAACAGAAATTTCAAGTCACAGCTTCCAATGCATTGTTTATTTATTATTATGCATTGGTGATCCAAGATGGAGGAGCAGCCGGTGGAGGAAGTACAACAGCTCATACCGACCAAGAACAACCTTATTTTAAGATTGATGCACTGGATTGTGGTGGAGTTCCTATTGCTTGTGGAAATTTATTGGTGACCGGAGGTCCTGGAATCCCTGGGTTTACCCAGCTTGGAACATCAGGTATTTACTGGAAAGATTGGACAGCAGTGATGTTGGATCTAACTCCTTATATTGGTTCGTGTGTAACGATGAGATTTACTTTAGGTGATTGTTCGATCGGAGCACACTATGCTTATGCTTATTTGGATGCAACATGTGGACCAATGAGTATTGTTGCACCACCAACTATTTGTCAGTTTCAAACTTCTACATTAACAGCTCCTGCTGGTGCAGCAACTTATTCTTGGGTGGAAACTTCTGCTCCTGGAACAGTTTTAGGAACTGCGAATACGCTTTCCGTTACGCCAACTACAACAGGTACGTTTAATTATCAGTGTACGATGACATCGGTTGCAGGTTGTAGTTCGACTTTGACTACATCTGTTACTGTTTTGCCATCACCGCAAATTACGGTTACGAATCCAGCGTCTGTTTGTTCGCCGGGGACGGTTAATTTGACAAGTGCTGGCGTGGTTACAATTAATTCAGGTACAGGAACGATTGGATATTTTTCGGATGCGGCTTGTACCATTCCTATAGCTTCTCCAAGTGCTATTTCGGTCAGTGGAACTTATTACATTCGGATCTTAAATGCAAATGGGTGCTTTGAAATAGAACCAGTAACTGTCGTTGTGAATGCAAGTCCAACGGCGGATGTTACAACCCTTGATCAGGCGATTTGTCCTGGTGCAAGTGTGAATTTGAATGCAACACTTACACCCGCAGGTTATAATAATCCGGTGACGTTTACGAATACAACGGATTTCTCGTTGAATGATGGAAGTGTAACGCCGATTAATTCTCCGATTACAGTAACAGGAATTACCCCACAAACAGCTGGAGTTCTGCCAATTGTTTCCGTAAATCTGAATATTCCACATACATATGTTGGTGACGTGACTGTTTGGCTTCGCTGTCCAAACGGAAGCACTATTGAGCTAACATCTGATAATGGAGGGGCAGGGCAAAACTATACCAACACCACTTTTGTTCCGACAGGTTCTCCTTCTATCACAACCGGAACTGCACCTTTTACTGGAAGTTTCACTCCAGAACAGGCCTTTTCTTTATTGAATTCCTGCGCAGTTAATGGGGTTTGGACACTCCAGGTGTATGATTTGGGGGTAGGAGATGTAGGAACACTAACCGATTGGTCTATTACCTTTAATAATTTTGTTCCTCCTACATTTGTTTGGTCGCCAACTACCAATATGACCAATTCTACGACATTAACTCCAACAGTTGCACCAACTACCACAACCATTTATACCTTAACTGGAACCAATTCAATTGGAGGTTGTACCTCAACGGATCAAGTTACGATAACTGTAAACCCACTTCCAACAGCAACAATCTCAGGAACGACAACGGTTTGTCAGAATGCGACGGCACCAACTGTTACTTTCACGGGAGCGAATGGAATAGCGCCTTATACATTTACTTACAATATCAATGGGGGGGCGAATCAAACGGTAAGTAGCGGAGCGGGAGTAACAGCAACCGTTACCGCACCAACTACAGTTTCAGGAACATTTACTTATAATTTAGTGAGTGTAACGAGTGCAATGGGTTGTTCTCAAAATCAGCCAGGAACAGCCGTAATTACCGTAAATCCGATTCCAACCGTCAACGCACCAGCGCCTCAAACGGTTTGTGCAAATACATCAACAACGGCTGTTACTTTTACAGGTAATAATACTGCAATCACAACCTTCGACTGGACGAATAATAGCACTTCCATTGGATTGGGGGCAAATGGAACAGGAAATATAGCTTCATTTACAGGAACGAATGCAACTGCTTCACCCATTACGGCTACCATTACAGTAACTCCAACTTTGAATACTTGTGTTGGAACTCCACAAAACTTCACCATAACGGTCAATCCAACTCCAACTGTGAATGCGCCAACACCGCAAACGGTTTGTGCCAATACATCTACAACACCTGTTGTTTTTACAGGAAATAATACCGCCACAACAACTTTCAATTGGACGAATAATACCACTTCCATTGGATTAGGAGCGAATGGAACAGGAACTATTGGGGCTTTTACAGCAACAAATGGAACGGCTGCACCGGTAGTTGCTACAATTACAGTAACTCCAACGTTGAATGTGTGTAGTGGAACTCCTCAGAATTTCACCATAACGGTCAATCCAATTCCAACTGTTAATGCACCGACACCACAAACGATTTGTGCAAATACATCAACAACGGCTGTTACTTTTACAGGTAATAATACTGCAACCACAACTTTCGACTGGACGAATAATACCACTTCCATTGGATTGGTAGCAAATGGAACAGGAAATATAGCTTCATTTACAGGAACGAATGCAACTGCTTCACCCGTTACGGCTACCATTACAGTAACTCCAACTTTGAACACCTGTGTTGGAACTTCACAAAATTTCACCATAACGGTCAATCCAATTCCAACGGTCAATGTACCAACGCCACAAACGATTTGTGCAAACACATCTGCAACGACGGTTACTTTCACCGGAAATAACACAGCAACAACAACTTTTAACTGGACGAATAACAACACTTCCATTGGATTGGGAGCAAACGGAACAGGAAATATTGGTTCGTTTACAGCAACAAATGCAACTGCTACTCCTGTTACAGCTACGATTACAGTAACACCAACGTTGAATGGCTGTGTTGGGATATCTCAAAATTTCAGTATAACGGTGAATCCAGCTCCAACAATTGGAGGGACTTTTACAGTATGTGCCGGATCAACAACTCAATTAACTGGAAGTGGAACTCCAGCATTAGCGACTCCATGGACCTCTTCAAATACAGCAATAGCAACAATCTCTACTACTGGTTTGGTGGCTGGAGTGAACCCAGGAACGAGTACCATTACTTATACTAATTCGGATGGATGTTCGATTACGCAAGCCGTAACAATTACATCTGGCGCAACAATTACAGGGACGCTAAATGTTTGTACGGGATCGACAACTCAATTAACGGGAAGTGGAACTCCAGCAACAACAAGTCCGTGGAGTTCTTCAAATAATGCGGTAGCAACTGTTTCCAATACTGGATTAGTTACAGGCATAAGTGCTGGAACGACAACAATAACTTATACCAATTCAACAGGATGTTTGGATAATGAAGTATTAACCGTAAATCCATTGCCAACAATTACAGGTTCGGATGTTTGTATTGGAGCGACTACTCAATTAACAGCTTCTGGAACTGCTAATGCAACCAATCCATGGGTTTCTTCTAATCCTACGATAGCAACAATAAGTGCTACAGGTTTGGTAAATGGCATTTCTGCTGGTTCTGCGGTTATGACTTACACAAATTCAAATGGGTGTTCCAATACCATGACTCTAAATGTGCTTGGATTACCAGTGATTTCAGGGACTTTAAATGCTTGTATCGGAGCAACAACTCAATTATCTGCGACAGGTACGCCAAATATTACAAATCCATGGGCATCATCTAATACAGGTGTTGCAACGGTTTCTAATACAGGGCTTGTTACAGGAGTTTCAGCAGGAACTACTACAATCACATATACGAATTCGGGCTCTTGCCAAACGACAACTGTTGTAACAATTAACTCATTGCCAACAATTACTGGAACTCTTTCCGTTTGCGCAGGATTAACTACTCAACTGACTGGTTCTGGTACCGCAAATACGACAAATCCATGGACTTCTTCGAATACTTCGGTAGCAACGATTTCCAATACAGGATTAGTTACTGGAGTTTCTGCAGGAACAGCAACGATTACTTATTTAAATAACAATGCGTGTTCCCAAACGGCAAGTATTACCGTAAATGCTCTTCCTACAGCAGCAATTGCAGGTGCTTCAACTATTTGTGCTGGGTCAAGTACAACATTCACCATTTCTGGAACACCAAATGCAACCGTAATTTATTCGAATGGAACAGTCAATTCGAATGTCGTGTTGAACGCTGCTGGAAATGCTACTGTAAACACAGGAGTGCTAAATGCAACAACTACGTATACGTTGGTTTCAGCCCAATCGGCAACTCCGGCATCTTGTACAAATACCTTAACTGGATCAATTGTTGTAACGGTAAATCCAATTCCTGTGATGAATCCAGTTGCAAATACAGTGGTTTGTCCTGGAGACAACGTTACGATTCCAGCTTTTACATCCAATCCAGCAGGAGCCACTTATGCTTGGACAAATACAAATACAGCTACTGGACTTGGAGCAAGTGGGAGTGGAGATATTCCAAATTTTGTTGGGGTAAATCCAGGAACAACTCCAATCAGTGGAACCATAACCGTTATCCCAACTTTAAATGGTTGTTCTGGTTTAGCGGTAACATTTACAATTGGTGTTAGCAATAATCCAGCGGCAAATGCGGGTGTTGATTTAAGCCTTTGTATCAATTCAACTTCAGGAAATCAAATTGGATCGCCAGCTGTTGTAGGAAATACGTATTCTTGGAACCCAGCAACTGATTTGAGCGATGCAACAATTTCCAATCCCACGGTGAACACAACAGTCCAAGGAACAACGCAATACACAGTGACAGTGACAAATACATTAGGTTGTGAATCTACGGATCAAGTTTCTATTACGATTCATCCATTACCGGCTGTTTCATTCCAAGCGAGTTCTGATGAAGGTTGCGCACCCGTTTCAATCACATTTACGAATGACGACCCTACGAATTCTGTCAATTGTGTTTGGACCATTCCAGGTGTTGGAACTCAAGTTGGTTGTGGATCAATCACTCAACAGTTCAATACTGCTGGGGTCTTTGATGTAAGCTTAACTATTACAGATGCAAATGGTTGCGTAAATTCGATGACTAATTCAGGAATGATTACGATTTATCCTGAAGTTGATGCTTCCTTCGGAGTAAATGTTCTTGAGCAATCAATTTTGAATCCGGTATTCCAATTGACAAATAATTCAACAAATGCGACGGCTTATTTGTGGGAATTTGGAGATGGAACAACTTCTACTCAAACGAATCCAACACATACATATACAGAAACGCCAGGGGTGTATCGTATTTATTTGTATGCATCGAATCCTGCGGGTTGTAATGACAGTGCTGTAATTGTTGTGTCAGTAATTGACGAGCTGATTTTTTATATTCCAAATACCTTCACACCAGATGGTGATGAATTTAATAACACCTTCTTCCCAGTCTTCAGTTCTGGATTCGACGCGCAGAATTATACTTTGTTGATTTTTGATCGTTGGGGGGAAATCATCTTCGAGTCTCACGATGTGGATTTTGGTTGGGACGGAACTTATATTGGACAGTTGTGTAAAGAAGGAGTTTATACTTGGAAGATTACTATCAAGGAACGAAATAAAGACAAGCATCACGAATATGTGGGGCATGTGAATTTGTTGAAGTAGAAGAGAAAGCACTGCTTTCGATTTGATACAAATAAACGTTGCGCCTTCGCTGAAGCTACTTCGTAAGCGTTAGTACAGTCGTAAACAAAAATTTTCACTGCAGTAGAAAACGAATTTATGAAAAATCTGTTTAATGAGTTTGACCAATTATTTTCTGAGTATTCTAGAACCCAGAAATTATTGTACAAAGAAAATTTAGCTAATTCAGAACGAAATAAAAAATTAAAAGAAGCAAATGAGGTCATTCAACATACAAAAGTGTTGTATGAAAAATTTCGATATTCACATGAAATACAAGTTATTGAACCTTTTTTGAATGATGAAGATCCATACATCAGACTTATTGCAGCGACGTATTCATTTTCATATAATCAAGAATTAGCAGAAAAAACACTAAGAGATCTAATTGAACAAGTTAAAGGGATTGTAGCCTTTAATGCCAAAATCACGTTAGATGTTTGGGTGAAAGGATTGTTACCTTAAATGCGGGAAATTATTTCGAACGTATCACAACAACCTTTAATCTTCCATAAGCTATAAAACCTGCAATTGCCGCAACTACGATGTTGAACCCAATTTGTGTTCCTTCTCCCCGAGAAATATGAAAAACACTAGCCGAAATCATAAGTAGAATGATTCCAAGAGCTGCAATGGGTGTTAGAATCGGTTTAATTCGAAAAAGAGCTGGTACAATTAATCCGATTCCTCCTAATAAATCAATGACTCCTGTGAATTGAACAAAAGCTGGGGAAACTTGACCTGCCCAAGGCCACATGAGTTCCAGTTTTTCAATCGGTTGAATATTTTTTAAGGCACCTGCCCAAATTAAAGTAATCGATAACAGTGTTTGTGCAATCCATAAGAACACGTTGGTTGTTTTTTTCATCTGTAAATTGTTTTGAATTGTTAGGTAAAAGTAAGTAGGTTTGCTATCCAAACGAAAGCGCTTTACCTTTGGATAGTACTATCTAAAAGGAAAGTAACGTCTAAAAACAACGAATATGTTATCAAACGGAAAATGTCCTAAAAATATTTTGTCAATCAAAGATGCTTTGGAAGCTGTTGAAGGTCGCTGGAAACTATTGATTTTATTCTCCCTTTCCACAGGAACGAAACGATTTAAGGAGCTTGGAAGAGAAGTTTCATGGATTACAGACAAAACATTATCGCGAGAATTAAAACTACTTGAATCGAATAAGTTAATTACTCGAAAAGTTTTTGATACGTTTCCGCCAGCCGTAGAATATACAATTACAGAACACGGAAAATCATTGGAGAAAGTCATTGAAGAGTTGCACTATTGGGGTTTGGCCCATCGAAAGGAAGTTTTGGGGAAGTGATTAAAACAAAGAAGGGACGCAATGCATTGCGTCCCTTCTTCTTTGTTTTATCAGTTAATGATTTTATTCAAAAATCACATTCATTTCAACACGTCTGTTTTTCTGACGACCTTCTGGTGTAGCATTTGTAGCAATTGGTTTTGTTTGACCGAACCATTCTGGTTTCAATTTAGTCGCATCAACACCTTTGCTAGTTAAGTATTTCTTAACTGCTTCAGCACGGTTTTTAGACAATGTTAAGTTTTTCTTAGCATCACCTTTGTTATCTGTGTGACCAGCGATTTGTAATTTCCACTCTGGTTTTTTGATTAACAATGCAGCTAAGTCATCCAATGATTTGAACGAAGTTGCAAGAATAATTGCTTTACCTGATGCGAACTCTAAGTTCTCAAATGCAGTATTCAAAATTTCTTGCTCTTCTTTCTCAATCTTAGGACATCCACGATTTTCGATTGGACCTGGAATTGTTGGACAAGCATCATCTTTATCGTACAATCCATCTTTGTCTGTATCTGGCCAAGGACAACCTTCGTTTTCTCTTGAACCATATTCGTTTGGACACTTATCTACGTTGTCATATAATCCGTCGTTATCACTATCTGGGCATCCTTGATTTGCCAATGGGCCAGGAAGATCTGGACAAAGGTCTTCAGAATCTTGTAATCCATCTCCATCACGGTCAGGACAACCATTGAATGCAGCCAAACCTTTTACTGTAGGACAGCTATCATTTGGATCGATAATTCCATCCTCATCTGTATCTGGACATCCTCTGTACAATGCAAGACCTGGTAAATCTGGACAGGCATCATCTTTATCTGGAATTTTATCACCATCACGGTCAGGACAACCTTGGAATTCTAATAAACCTGGTGTCTCTGGACAAAGGTCTTCAGTGTCTTTGATTCCATCACCATCTGTATCAGGACAACCTTTGAAAGTCCAAATTCCTGGGATATCAACACATTCATCTTTTTTGTCAGATACTTTATCACCATCTCTATCGTTTGGTTTCGAATAAAGAATAGGAAGACGAAGTCCGACAAAGAATTCGGTTCCCCTTACTTTTCCAACTGCAAAAAGCGAATTAAAATCTACCACTCCAATAGTGATTGGTCCTAAACGAGATGCAATACCTGCTTTCCAACCTGAATAATTGTTGTATGAAACTGGAACATACAATCCGAACCATGCATAATCAAAGCTTGGAGTAATTGAAAATTGATGTGGTGTTTTTACTTTAGAAGGGTTTCTTTTACCAATCATGTTAATGTTACCCGTTGCATTGATGTAAAACCATTTCCAAATATGGTAATCCAATTGAATGCTTAATGCAGTTGGTGTATTCATATAATATGTTTCACCAGTACCTTCATTTGAATTCCATCCATTTCCAGAAGTAATTAAACTGTCAATAATGGAATCAAAGGATGCGAATGAGTTTGCTTTTTCAAAAACACGTAAATCAAAAACACTTGTTTCAACAGAGAAATCTCTACTGCTACCTCCTTTGGTGAATTTCATTCCACCGATATCTATTACGGAAACTCCAGCTCTTAGTTCATACTTGTTTTCGTTACGCATCCATAAGTCAGTTTTTCCATCCATTTCATATTTGAATTCTTTGTATTTAGGACGCCATTCGTAAACGACACCTAAGTCTAAACCAAATCCAAGTTTTGATGCAGATTTAAAAAAGGAATTTGCATTGAAATCTTTTAATTGATCCAAATTATCCGAATAACCGTATTTGATTTTTGCTTTTAGATTGTTTGCTGTATCCTTATTTAGTAAGTTGTAATCTAATTCATCAGTATAAGCATACGCAGATGCAAGTCCTTGAAGCAATTTCACACGACCACCTATTTTCAAGAAATGCTCACCCTTGTCCATTACTACTTGTCCATAATTAATACCATACTCATTCCATGCCATTGAATTCATTGTTACCAATTTATCATTCAATTGCAAGTTCCAAAGACCCGCGAAATCGAGACCTTCTTCTGCTAATTTTGATAATTTTGGGTCAAGATCTTCGACATTGGTAATCATTCTACTTTTTGCAGAAAAGCCTAATGCAATTTTTGGCGTAATATGGAAAGCAAAGTTTAAGATGTCAATCTGGTAATTTAAATAAACACCTCTTGGTTTAACTCCAGCCTTTGAATAATCATAAAGATTAAACATTGATCGTTCATAAAGGGTACTGTCTGGTTGCATCCACATAGTATCTTTTTTGAAAGATTTCAACCACCATTTTGGCATTACGTCAGTTTTAAAATACTTGGCGTTTTGCCATGCACCAACATTCGCACTTCCAAGGTTGATGTCAACGATAAATCGACCGTCAACAAAACTTGCTGGTTGGGCGTCTAATCCCATTACTCCAGCATAATTACTACTATGTACACCCAAGTAATTTTGAGAAATTGCACTGATAGTAGTTAAACATGAAAAAGCAAAGAGAGTTAATTTAAGTAACTGTTTCTTCATAAGTAGTCTTTTAATAGTTCAATGGGTAACGAATTAAATAACCATTTGCTTGCGAAACTAATAAAACCGTTCCATCTGTTTGCTTTTGAAACATGATTTTATTCGAACCTTCTAAATTTTCTTTATTTAATTCGTTTCCATTTATAGTATAAATATAACAATTATTGGCAATTCCATCAATTATTCCAACGATAATTTTATTAGTGGATAGCTTGATAATAGAGGCGTCATCTATAGAAGTAATAGTGGAATTAAATTGCCCTAAAATTATCCCAGAACCGTTGATTACATAAATAATATTTTGTTGTGTCAAAAAGAAAATGCGTTCTTCTCCAAGTGTTTGAGAGGACAAAATAGAAGATACATTTCCAATTAACATCGCTTTGGTACCATTTTCAGTGATTCTCACAAATTGTTTTTTGACTAAACCGAGTAAACTAACTGTTCCGTTGACTTTTACGAGATTCCATTCTCCTTCATTTAGAGAAGTCGTTTTAAGCGTTTTTTTTCGTTTTACTGAGATAGATGACCAAGTGGATTCTGTGCAAATATGGGCAATCAGATCTCCTTTTTTGCCTTGGATAACTAATTGTGCATTTTTTTGAAGATTACCACCAATACCGATTTTGTAACTGAGTTTTCCATCGGTGCTATATCCCTGTAGTTGACCATCTGAAACGAAAGCGATGTAATCTTTCTTATTCCAGTAATAGGAAAATAGATTGCTTGTAACCTCATTACTTGAGATTGGGAATCCACCCAAATTGTTTCCAGCTCTATCTAAACCAATAATTCCGTTCTTGGTTGTTAAGAAAACCCCATTGCCGATGAATACAGGATTACCAATGGGGTCTGATTCTAGATTTTTACTCCAAAGAATTTGTTTGCTTCCAATAAAGTAGAGCATGTTTGATCGGGTAATTGCAACCAAAAAATTGGAATTTGGAATTGGATTGAGACTGATTAGATTGTCATCTAAACGCAATGGATTTAGCTTTGGAAGTTCTTTCGAATCTGTATCAGCATGCGAACTATTTTCAGTGTACACTTGAAGAGTGCTGTGATTGGCATGTGTTAAACGACTCATCGTAAGTTGCTGATTGTGATCAAAATTTCGATACGAAACCTTTTGAGGACTATTGCTGAATAGTTTGTACTTCAAGGTGGTAGATTGTTCTAAATTCCCACCTGTTTCATAAGCTCCAATCAGTCGATTAATACTTTGTTGAGAGTTTGAGATAAGAACATTATTATTAAAAATTTCGATGTAAACTTTCTTAGTTGAATGAAGAAAAGGAAAATAATGCCCTTTCAAAGTAGCTTGCTTTTGTTTGGTAGAAATATCAACGTTGTTTAGTTCGCTTAAAATAGCTAAAGGATCTTGCCCTGGTTTGTAATCTGTGATTAAACAAGTGTCATTCTGATTTGAAACAAGTGCTAATCCGTAATTCATCCATTCGTCTAAAATGGATTTTTTAGGATACTTTGTTTTCAAGTAGTTTTTCTCAAAAAAAGTGTAAGAATGAAAATCGGCGGGAATCAGTTCTTGAAAAATTTCTTGATCATTGATGAGAGGTAAAGCTTTCGATCCTGTATGCGTGATGTATTTTGCATGGTTACTTGAAATGTAGTAAGAATCTTCGATTTCGTATGTCTGATCAGCTGTTTTATAAACGAGTGAAAGACTACTTTTTCGATCAAGATACTTCCAAGAAACGATACTTTTTTCAGTTGGAGTCCATTCATTTAAGTAGATAATTAAGTATTTTCCATGAAATTCACCTTTCCAATTATTGGATAACGATAGGTGTTTTTGAGTTGATATGGTTGATGAAATAGAAAGGGTTTCGAAGTATTTTTTTACAAGTTCACTCGTCCAAGGTTTGCTTCTTTCTAGTAAAACCAACTCTCTGTTGGTTGAAAAATAAAAATGTTGAATTCGTTCTGGTTCATTCAACAAAATGGAGTAAAAGCTATTTTTTTGTAGGGAGGAAACTATGGAATTATTATAATCAATCTCCAAATAATTATGGACAACAATAATGGTGTCATCTTTTTCGGAAAAAGTATTTTCAGGTGTTGGTGGTGTACTAGAACCTTCAACAAGAGTGAAAGTTATGTAACTAATCCAACCCAAGGAACAGATTACTAGAAAAATAATTATCGAACGATTGAGCATACTCTTTGACTATTCGTCAAAAATAATGCTTCGTGTAGAGCCGTTTGCATTTTTCTCATGAAGAAGTTAACAGTGGAGTGTTTACTCCATAAATAGTGATAATTGACCTTTTCCAAGAAGATTAAATCCAGGACGATGATGAATGCATGCTCCATGAATTTCTATTGCTTTTCGATGTGCTTTTGTGGGGTATCCTTTGTTTATTTTCCAATCGTAATGAGTAAAATCCTCATGCAATTTTTCCATGTATTCGTCTCGATAGGTTTTTGCAAGAATTGATGCAGCTGCAATGCTTTTGTATTTACCATCTCCTTTGATGAAAGCAATCGAAGGAATCTCATTTGAAAGCAATGTTTTATTACCATCAATGAGTAATAGCTCAGGTCTGATTTTTAAGGCCATTGCCGCACGATGCATTCCAGTTAATGAAGCCTTTAAAATATTGAGTACAACTATTTCGTCTGGTTGAAGAAACTGAACGGAGAAAGCTAATGCTTCTTGCTCAATAATAGGTCGTAATAAATTTCTGCTTTTTTCAGAAAGTTGTTTAGAATCATTTAATAATGGATGTGAAAATCCTTTTGGAAGAATAACCGAAGCACAAACCACAGGTCCAGCTAGACAGCCTCTGCCAGCTTCATCGCATCCAGCTTCTAATTTTGTTTCGTCAAAATGGTCTAATAATTGCATACTGCAAATGTTATTAAAAATATTGTATATTTATCACAAACAACCTTTGGGTATTTTTTGTCGTCTACTTATTTAAACTGTTATAGAATTATGAAAAAGTTAGTAATGTTATTCGTTTTGTCTTTGGCAACTTCATTTGCTTTTAGTCAAAATTCTGCCTCAATTAGTGAAGGTCAATTGAAATCAGGTAAGTCAAATGGCGTGTATGAATTTGGAGTTCCAGAATCAATCACCTCTGAGAAGGTTGATGCTGTGAAAGGATATTACAAAGACTATTTTTCGGTAGATTTTAATGAATCTACAGATAAACTGAAATTAACTTTATTGAAAAATGAAGAAATGAATATTAAAGTAATGAATCGTATGTTAGTTGCTTTGGATTTGCGTACAGTATCTGTAAATGGTCAGGAAATGACTTTTCAAGATGTGATGGATAAATATTTGAAATAGGAGAAAGCAACGCTTTCGATCATGAACAAGCGGTAGTGCCGTTCTAAGCACTGCTTTCGATAAAATTAAAAAGTCCCTGATGTTTGTTTATCAGGGACTTTTTAATTTCTATTTTCTTGAATCCTACTTTGACTGAATGCGATATTATTTAATCAATGCAGTAGTGAAAGTCTGATTGGAAGTTTTTATCACTA from Fluviicola taffensis DSM 16823 carries:
- a CDS encoding Ig-like domain-containing protein; amino-acid sequence: MKTTIFWGYFLFPLFTLLGLSAFSQGSDTQAGATGVPVTLPFAATGSTVSATNNYDIGGTTVDDGPDWFYYHCATSNATIWVTITFTPNITNPVLPSITILDATGVTLLGQTQIFGDNSGTYGIPYTPTAGQCYYFVIDNDGATGGFNYNISMSNTVPPHPANPTQPACTNIGFDAASTAGWLGSWGHSMQTGVSPQPTPTYTPIFYNTTGGHHTITTPGIDIQAPIQKVCPQIPGNTNSLLLGDGPNGAYGGASIEQKFQVTASNALFIYYYALVIQDGGAAGGGSTTAHTDQEQPYFKIDALDCGGVPIACGNLLVTGGPGIPGFTQLGTSGIYWKDWTAVMLDLTPYIGSCVTMRFTLGDCSIGAHYAYAYLDATCGPMSIVAPPTICQFQTSTLTAPAGAATYSWVETSAPGTVLGTANTLSVTPTTTGTFNYQCTMTSVAGCSSTLTTSVTVLPSPQITVTNPASVCSPGTVNLTSAGVVTINSGTGTIGYFSDAACTIPIASPSAISVSGTYYIRILNANGCFEIEPVTVVVNASPTADVTTLDQAICPGASVNLNATLTPAGYNNPVTFTNTTDFSLNDGSVTPINSPITVTGITPQTAGVLPIVSVNLNIPHTYVGDVTVWLRCPNGSTIELTSDNGGAGQNYTNTTFVPTGSPSITTGTAPFTGSFTPEQAFSLLNSCAVNGVWTLQVYDLGVGDVGTLTDWSITFNNFVPPTFVWSPTTNMTNSTTLTPTVAPTTTTIYTLTGTNSIGGCTSTDQVTITVNPLPTATISGTTTVCQNATAPTVTFTGANGIAPYTFTYNINGGANQTVSSGAGVTATVTAPTTVSGTFTYNLVSVTSAMGCSQNQPGTAVITVNPIPTVNAPAPQTVCANTSTTAVTFTGNNTAITTFDWTNNSTSIGLGANGTGNIASFTGTNATASPITATITVTPTLNTCVGTPQNFTITVNPTPTVNAPTPQTVCANTSTTPVVFTGNNTATTTFNWTNNTTSIGLGANGTGTIGAFTATNGTAAPVVATITVTPTLNVCSGTPQNFTITVNPIPTVNAPTPQTICANTSTTAVTFTGNNTATTTFDWTNNTTSIGLVANGTGNIASFTGTNATASPVTATITVTPTLNTCVGTSQNFTITVNPIPTVNVPTPQTICANTSATTVTFTGNNTATTTFNWTNNNTSIGLGANGTGNIGSFTATNATATPVTATITVTPTLNGCVGISQNFSITVNPAPTIGGTFTVCAGSTTQLTGSGTPALATPWTSSNTAIATISTTGLVAGVNPGTSTITYTNSDGCSITQAVTITSGATITGTLNVCTGSTTQLTGSGTPATTSPWSSSNNAVATVSNTGLVTGISAGTTTITYTNSTGCLDNEVLTVNPLPTITGSDVCIGATTQLTASGTANATNPWVSSNPTIATISATGLVNGISAGSAVMTYTNSNGCSNTMTLNVLGLPVISGTLNACIGATTQLSATGTPNITNPWASSNTGVATVSNTGLVTGVSAGTTTITYTNSGSCQTTTVVTINSLPTITGTLSVCAGLTTQLTGSGTANTTNPWTSSNTSVATISNTGLVTGVSAGTATITYLNNNACSQTASITVNALPTAAIAGASTICAGSSTTFTISGTPNATVIYSNGTVNSNVVLNAAGNATVNTGVLNATTTYTLVSAQSATPASCTNTLTGSIVVTVNPIPVMNPVANTVVCPGDNVTIPAFTSNPAGATYAWTNTNTATGLGASGSGDIPNFVGVNPGTTPISGTITVIPTLNGCSGLAVTFTIGVSNNPAANAGVDLSLCINSTSGNQIGSPAVVGNTYSWNPATDLSDATISNPTVNTTVQGTTQYTVTVTNTLGCESTDQVSITIHPLPAVSFQASSDEGCAPVSITFTNDDPTNSVNCVWTIPGVGTQVGCGSITQQFNTAGVFDVSLTITDANGCVNSMTNSGMITIYPEVDASFGVNVLEQSILNPVFQLTNNSTNATAYLWEFGDGTTSTQTNPTHTYTETPGVYRIYLYASNPAGCNDSAVIVVSVIDELIFYIPNTFTPDGDEFNNTFFPVFSSGFDAQNYTLLIFDRWGEIIFESHDVDFGWDGTYIGQLCKEGVYTWKITIKERNKDKHHEYVGHVNLLK
- a CDS encoding DoxX family protein; translated protein: MKKTTNVFLWIAQTLLSITLIWAGALKNIQPIEKLELMWPWAGQVSPAFVQFTGVIDLLGGIGLIVPALFRIKPILTPIAALGIILLMISASVFHISRGEGTQIGFNIVVAAIAGFIAYGRLKVVVIRSK
- a CDS encoding winged helix-turn-helix transcriptional regulator — its product is MLSNGKCPKNILSIKDALEAVEGRWKLLILFSLSTGTKRFKELGREVSWITDKTLSRELKLLESNKLITRKVFDTFPPAVEYTITEHGKSLEKVIEELHYWGLAHRKEVLGK